The segment taaaagtGGACAGGATCGTTGAGAATATTCCTGCGTTTGATTGTCTTGTCATTCGTTAAAGGAAAAGATTTTGAGAAGAAGACGAGACTTACTCATATACACGATATTGCGGCTTTGAGAGCTATTTTTAGCCGACGGAATACGCCGCATAGTTGTTTATTTGAAGTGAGAATTTCGGTGTCGTATTACTGATTTATGCTGAAAGTCAAATGCACGGCAGCAGAAGCACTTGAGGTTGCCCATCACCGCGCAACTTTAGTGCTTGCACCTACTACGTGACTTGTGTCAGAGAGTCACGGTGCACTTTTTGCTACGTCTGCTCTTGAAAGAGTCGACGCCGTtcagcattttatttgtaacaAATTGCTCAAGACAAAAACCGCTTGCCTGAGCACATGGAGAGTGTATTTGTATTCGCCTTAGTTGGGAATTACGAAGACCCTCAACTTTCGATCTGCTTGAGTAACGTGTTATAGTGATTATAGTGCACATTTTGTGGCGGCTGTCATGCTGTCAAACAGCTTTTCTTCTTTCCCTGCCAAAGAAACCTTGATTTTCatagttgaattatttttgcgtCAGTTTGGATTTCgggaatttggcaaaatttgcccCGTAGTTTGTTCAGGACCCTTTCTCTTATCTCATTAGGTACTCGCGCTTTGTgtcaaatgttattttagaattttgtatCGTGGCAAAGATTAGCGGGTTCAAGGTCAAGTTCAGCGGAGTTAGCTCTtacgcaaaaattatttgcatatatAAGATTAGATAACAAAACCATTGAACCGTTTAATTAATAGCTCGAAACGCTTAGAGTGCTGAAGATTACGCTTCAATATCAAAGAAAAGTGTGAAcagttaaatataattatcccattcttatttttgtaattatgtttaatttctaattgcTCCGAGGTGAAACGCAGATGGGTGGAGACAACTTATTTGTCTTTCTACGCAGAGAATTTGCATTGTTTAGGAACCGGTCGGAGCAAGAGGTCAAAATGCTCTGTATTAGCAAACAACAATCTATTTGGCGAATGGGGCCAAAAGTCACCACAGTGCTTTCTAGAGTCAGTAGTTTTTACCAGTATCATCCACTTCAAACACGAACTGTGGGCGTGTGTGCTATTATGTTCTTAGAataagagaaagaaagagaggaatcaaaaatacatataaataaatatgagagCTGACGTGTCAACCATTAAATTGTGGCTTTCtctttggaataaaaaaaacagacaaTGAAACAATACGTGAATAGCGGGAATATTCCCACTGACGAGTGAAGCTCATTTTCTTAATCAAATTTCCTCAATGTCAGTTGCGTATTGGGCAATGCATTGTGACATTAAAACAACAcggaataaaacaaacaaaaccaaTTAATATTCTGACCGTGCATGCAAACCGCCAAAAGTTGTATTATTATTGTCCATTGCGTACGTGTTCTGATAACATCGATTTTGGTTTGCTGACAGGTTTGCCAGTGCCTGGGAATTGGCAAGGAGGAGGACTACTTTGGCCTCAAGTACCTAAGCCCCAAGGGCGAAGAGTTGTGGCTGAACCTGCGCAACCAAATCGACCGTCAGGTGCCCGGACCGCCGTATCGCTTCGCGCTCAGGGTCAAGTTCTGGGTGCCTCCACACCTCGTGCTCCACGATGCCACAAGGTAACTTATCttcaaatattataatttatttattaatgatcCGGCCAAATGATgaggttattttttatttagagttGTATTTGGCCAGATAATTTTGATTCTTATGCAACACATCAAATagattgaaattataatttttgtgaaagtAATGACTTGCAACTCCGCTCAATGAACACATCTCGTTTTTTGTTACTCTTAAAAAAGTTCCCGCAGTTCCATTAATCCCCTCTTCCTTAATTTAGATAATATTGCTTTTTGCTCAGTAGTTAAGGACATctctaaaacattaaaacataAGAAGCTAGACAAcacaaagaaatatttttgctgacaAACTCCCTTCATGGCCAATGTTTGAAGTTTTGCTACTTAATACGTGCATGTAGTCAAAGGACTTAGTGATACTGCacaattattgttatattttattatttaaacaaaaacttgaTATATTCGGAAATTCgagaaatttttatagttaAGTGACAATCTCTTTACGTTTTGCTGTGTTTTTGTGTCCAAGGTGAGAATGTAGCGTTTTTCACTTTCCCTTTCTACACTGCCGCGGTCGCTTGTCTTGATTTATTATAGTCAAGCGGTTTCGCTCAACAACTTCCAGTTATACAAGTTACAAACTAGAATTCCTCCAAATTAATCTGCGAaacaaaacatcaaaattctAACGCATTGAGGGTCATTTCCTTCTCaatgttaatttcatttccttttttgatgGATGACAGGCGGCAGTTTTTCCTTCATGCGCGCCTTGAGCTGCTGGAGGGCCGTTTGCGAATTCCTGCCGAGTGCGACACCCTGGCCAGGGTAATCGCTCTTTTAGCCCAAGCAGAGCAACCTGATGACGATGACGTGCCCAGTTCCCTGCTCGGGCTGTGCGCTTCAGGGCCTGCCCACTTGGCCCAGAAAATCGCTGCCGAGAAGATAAAGATCAAGGTATTAAAATGCAATCGATGtgtaaaattgtaaacaagACTTAATTTACTACCTGCTATGctatttgacattttaatcGCAATTTAGCGTTTTAGGCGTTGATGTATTTCTTATTTTGCTTCAGGGCATGAAACAGAGTGCCGCTGAGTACTGGTTGCTGAAAGAGGTTAGCAACTTTGACACATTCGGCCAGGAAGTATTTGGCGCCAGGAATAGAGTCGGTGCCTCTAAAGTGGTCGGTGTTGGCCCTCAAGGTGTCGGCGTGTTAGATGTTGAATCCGGCCAGATGACAaagtgagtaaatttttatctcattataaatttaattactcaaTAAGtctttgaaaaatcaacattGTCCATAATGTTCACTTTGcaaatagaattaaaacataatttaatcattttttatggaTCGCAGCATTTTGTACACTGCAATTCAAAGAGCCTCCTCAATGCGTCGCTCTCTGCATCTCGTACACCTAGAGGGGGCTGGGGAGTCGGTGACCAGGTTGGAGCTGAAGCTGGACTCTTCTCAGGCGGCGACCGGTCTGTACAGGTGCATCACCGAGAAGCACGCCTTTTACAGCTGCGAAACAGTGCGCACTGCCGTCACATCACAATTCATCAGAGATCTCAAGGTGATCTCATAATTGCATTCTTCTAATGCCCTGCATTCACTGCTTTTGTATTGAACAGACTgttcaaaaacgaaaaataaataacgtgTTTTCTTTACACAGGGCACAATCGTATCGATTTTCAACGAAGACACCTCACTTGGGAAAAAGTATGTGTTTGACATTCGTCGCACATGCCGCGAGGTGTATGATAACGCGCGCCGAGCCTTGTACCAGAGCGAAGGCACGTCGTCCAGCAGCATGGAGGTAGATGTGCCACCAGAGGATGACATCATTGTCAACAACTCATCCTCTGTTGCCTCAGAGAAGTGCTCCAGTCCTGGCTCTTGCTACAACAACAGCTGCAACAGCAAATCTTGCAAGGTTAATTTGCgattacaattattaatggCTGCCTTACACTCCCTTATAAGAACAGATTTTGGTTTaagattttagttttatatcttgataaataataaactgcaCAATATATTATGTCAATTAAAGTAATgaacttgattaaaaaatgagttttcatCACATGTTGAACTATCTAAATTTGTGAATGGCTTAGCTCTGCGCGGATTTACTCAGAATGGCTAGCTATTAGCTAAAATTTGAGAGGTAAAAATAGAATAAGCCCTTGCACCGTATTGtggctgtttaatttttgtcctctcaatattttacaaatggCTATCCACCCTGAGGAAATCGCGCAGAGTTGAGccatttgtttattaaaatttttaaaatatctaataGAGGGTGTGTTACattcttttttgtatttaaaagaATGGGAAATAAGTGTTGGGATTCctgatatttataaattttgtgggCAAAATAAGTTTTGATGAACGTCAAATTCTAAATTGAAAGattgcaaataattgtttttcctgATATAGAAGTCTCAGGAGCAGCTAGCAGGAATTATGGATGCGATGCTGTGTTGCATATGCATGGACAGCAATATTGACGTGGCCTTCTTCCCCTGTCGACATGCAATATCATGTGTTGGTTGTGCCTCTCGCTGTGAACGCTGTCCTCTATGCAGAGCTGACATTGCAGAGGCTACCCCTATTTACTTACCCACACAACTCCAGGGCGCTGTCACCATGAGAACGCAACTGGAATAATTGTCTTTATCAGGATTGCAAAAAGTGTGGTGATGCAAGTATGTTGCGCTTCCAAAGAGACATGAAGATCATCACAGTATTTCATTCAGCAGATTTGCAATAAAGCAGGACAATTTAAGTGACTATGATGTGgatgaaagaattttttaattttgtgagaaaCAATGCCATAATATGTCAATAAATTTGCTCAGGTTCTAATTATGTAGCATGATTGGAAGTGGCTGTGATCAATCTGCTTGGATGTTAAGATGTGCGAGTTAATGACCTTGTGATTGTAACACTTGCTGTGAATGAAGGACCGCAGTGATTCATGCAACCTAGTCATTAATTAGGTAATTAATACATCCACAAATATATAGCAagatgttaatttattttcaataaaatctttCATATGGTCAAGAAAGTCGCTTTTTATTCTTCAGTTATAAAATTCATAGTTATAGCATTTGAGCTAAGTAATAATGTGATTCAATTAGGCACTTGAAACCTCACAGGGTAATTTATTGATATCCTCAAACAATGTGATAATACACCCACATATAATAGCTAGTAAGGCATGTGCagtttgtataatttttgaaaatacagTAATACAGAAGAGTTGGCACAAACTATCACATAGATATCAATGGGGTGGCCATGCTGCTTGAGCGGACCTATCCATTCCTGAAAAGTGGCGGTTACCCTCAGTAAGCCTGTGGTTTCCACCACCAATGGTAGCTCCACATTCTGGACACTTAGATGTCTGCATGGCTCCCCCACATTCTCCAATCACGTAAACATGACCCTTTGGGCACTGATACCAGCTCCCATGCTTCAGCTGACCAGTCATGGCttgtaaaatttcaactcGTTCGGTCTCGGTGATTCCAAGACCGGGCACATTCTTGCAAATTTGCTTAAGTTTAGCCACAAGCTCTTTGATATTTCGCTCGGAATTATCAGTGAACTTTCTGCTTCGGTCGACAGCAAGACCTTCTTTAATGATGACTTCAACCTGAGGGAAAGCTTTTCCCTTTTCCATGAAAGACAGTAAAATTCTTATGTACTGCAACCGCATCAGTTCAGGCTTGAAGTCTTCAATTTGCTGCTGGCTGACTCGACGTTTTTTGCTCTCAAACACCTGCAGCAAGAAGTTGGATTGTTCTTGCACACCATTTCTCTCACTTGTGGTCTGGCACATGCgccaaattttgcaaatttcagacaggatttgaaattcaatttctctAGCGCGTAGACTGAACATGTGCATTACATTCTTGCGTTGGTTGACCGTTTTTTGAATAGAATCAAGAAGATCACTCAAGCAGAAGAACAACTCAGGAAACGTTTCTGAAacgaaattgaaatgaaaaaacggTTTGAAACTCCATTTATTTGCCACACCATTCAAGTCTTCATTGTCTCTCAGCAGCTTGCTAATTTGTCCCAAAAGTTTATCACGATGCTCTTCATTCTTCATTGGCTTTCCAAAGTACTCAATCTTCACTTGGTTGACCATCAGCAGATTTCGCTTGATAATGGAACTGTAGCGCTTGGCAGTGACCCCAGTTCTGCACTTGGGACACACGTTGACTTTAATGGTTCCGTTCTCAGTGTTCCCTTCCATGTGCGTGTCCATCGCAGTTACttcaatgcaatgattgcAATCAGGAAGGTAGACAAATCTATAGATTTGCAATTGATAATAGATTATACTTTACAATATCAATATATGGTTATACCTGGCATCTGGTTCATCCTCTGTTCCAAACAAAATATCTGTTAGTTCTTCCTCATCACAAATCCTACACAGAGGAGGGCACGGCTCACCGCAAACACCAACACATGGATGCTCACATTGGTCGAGCAACTTTTTGCAGGGTTCGTTGCAAGGGCCAACATCACAAATCTCACCACACATGCGCTTGCATTGTCTGTGGTCACAACCAATGGTACATCTCTcctaaaaattgcacaatattttaaaagcgttTAAGTTTTTAGAATATATTCTCAGGGCTTGGATAAAATGTAAAGCTTGTGATAAATTTCTAAGCAGGAAGAGCAAAATGACACATTCTGAGAATAAATTTACCTTGCATGGCACGCAAGGTTCCCCACATTTCTTGGGGCACTTGGAGTGCTCGCAGCTAAAACTGCATTGCTCAAGGCAAGGTGGACAAGCATTAGCGCACATCTCTTTGCACCTGccaagtattttaaataagtcTGAGCTTTACTCTACCAAATGAAACACATACAAATGGTTGCAGATCAAATTTCTGCCACATGGTTGATCGCAGAGAGTGTGGAATCTACCTCTGTAGCAAGTTCCGCATGAGCCAGTACAGGGATGTTCACATTCTAGAGTTGCTAAGCACGGACTCTTGCATCTTAGCAAATCACTCGGCTGGCGCAATcctatgaatttaaaatgcagttttaaatgtaaaaactcttccaaaatattaatacatattctgtatatttataaaaacgaACATGAATTGAAACATCATAACTAGACGGCATTGATCAgaatatttatgaatattCCATTTGGgctatgtaataaaaaataggccATCATGATTAAACAGAGTTTTgcttcatttgaaattaattttttttctaattcccTGGCTTGACACCAAACAATGGTGagttgattttgattatttgacACTTACCAGCTTTGTACTCCCAGCAGAAGAGGTCAACATTGTGGCCGCACTCGGCTTGCACTTTGACAACAGGGTAAGCGCAATTTGCTTCATCACACTTGCGGCCACACACATCTTGGCAAAGATGACCGCAAGACATTCTTTTGCTGCACTTTTCCTTGCAAATAACTTCAGAAAAGGGAACACCACACTTTTTGACAATTGGGTGGCCGCACTTGGGATGCAAGGTGTGGACCTCCTGCTCGCAAGGATAGCATTCTTCCATGCAAGGTTTGTTGCAGGTGTGACTGCAATTTAGAAGCCTTGTACATTTCTGCATGTTGCAAACTCCCTCCAAATCAGGGTCAGCCAGGCATGCCACCTTCACATCGTGGCcgcattttcttttcttaatcACAACCACATTGCAGGGTTGACACTCTTCATAGCACAGTTTCCCACACCtagaaaattaagatttaagtTCAACCATTCTTCTGTACTGGAATCAGATTAGTACATACCTGTGGTCACCAGTACTGCAGCCAATGTTTACCTTGTTGCAAGTTTTTGAGCAAGAGTACTTGAGGTGATCAGGGTCAACTCTAATGTGACAGGAATATTCACATTTGTGTCCGCAGTCCAGCCTTTGGTCACACTTTGCAGGACATGGACTGCTTGCTGGGTTCAAGTAGCAGCTAATATGATGATTTAAGATTAGAATACTATTTAGAAAATTCacataaaatagatttaattcaagatatttatttaaagattttaatactgctagtgaaaatttcaaatgataaaaCACTAACCTGACCACAACCTTGTGTTTACATAGGGGGAAGAGCTTTTCAACCTTGACCATGCACTTGTATCCTCCAAGGCCAATATGACAGGGGTAGGTTGCTTCATGTTTACAAGGCAGCCTTTCTGTCACTAACTCGTTGCACTCGCCACAAAATTCGTAGCATTTCTTCTTGCATCTGTGCCGCAGACTGTCACACATCTGTTCGCATGGTGAGGTGCACTTCATATCCTTGTGGTCCTGATGCTGTGTGTGGCACACTGACTGGCACCGGTGGCCGCACCCTATTAAAGGCACCTGACAGTTCAGGGTGCACCCACCTTGAGGAGAGCTCATCGCAAAGTCTTGCGCGCTGCTTACCCTGCACTTCATTTCAGGGTGTTTTTCACATCTGTAAAAATTGGCatttaaatatgataaaatgctttattaCGTCGTTCTTACACTATAAAAGAATTTATATTAACTTACATTAGAGGCAGCGAGTGGCCAATAGCATTCTGAGAAGCCAAAGTCttgttgattgatttccaGAGGTCACCATTGTTGGGGCCAGTAAGACAGTCCATGTTGCCAATGATATAGAGACCATACATAGCTCTTGAAAGGGCAACGTTCACACGGTTAACCATTTTCAAGAAGCCGATCGAACTCTCTGCGTTGCTTCTCACCAAGGAGAGGATTATGATTTTGTTCTCTTCACCCTGGTAATTATCCACAACTGTTACCAACACATTGTCCAGAGTTGGgtacttcttcttctccttcCGGATGTGGAACATCTGTCCCCTGTAAGTTGCAAGGATAGTGATCTCCGATGACGAATAACCCTGCATCAGGAGATGTTTGGCAAGGGCCATTGCGTATTCAGCctcaaatttgttgattttgctATGCGAATCAATGTCctgataatttttgaagtaTTTTCAGGTAAAATACAATATCagaatacaaatatttacagtTCTTTCTTCAAAGTTTTGATGGTCAATGAAGTAGAGTCTTTTGCAAATGCCTTTGACTCTGGCATACTGCTTGACGTTGTATGcatttagcaatttttcgtAAACAGCTGGAACGATGAGGGCTGCGATTTCTGGTGCCATTCTGTGCTGCACCTCCAGAGTGACGCAAGAATCAGGGTCGCGTTTAACCATGCGCTCAAAGAGGGAAATGTCAAAATTGTAATCCTTAGCCAATTGGTACACTGCAATGTTCGGCCGCAGTTGTTTGTGGTCCCCTTTGAAGTTAAGAAGCATTAAACAGCACTTTAAAATGATATCACTATTTACCAATGAGAATTAGGTGCTGGCACCGCTCTGTCAGGCAGGCAATGACATGAGGTTCCATCACCTCAGCAGCTTCCTCTACAATAACTGCGAgtggcaataattaaattagatttttaatttttcggatGATTTAAATAACCTACCAATTTCTGTTCCCAACTTTCTCAGGAGTCCTTGAAGCCGAGCTGCTCCGGAAGTTGTCATACCAACAACTTCATTCTCTCTAAGGATTTCTAAATCTTCCACTTCCTGCAGTTCCTCTTGCTGCTTCTCCAGAATGATTAGGTCATTTTCAAACTGTGCTACGTTTTGAAGGAGAACATCCGTAAGTGTTTCAAGCCAGTACATGTACAGCTGCCAGCGCTGATGAATTCCAATGCCtagaactgatttttttaaagatagttaataatttagattcaaTATTTGGATTCATActtccttaattttaaagtgctGTCATTATTTGACATAAGCCAAGATTGGTTAAcattataaatcatttttaaataccgTTTTGACTAGATTTCAGGATATCGGAGACTTGCTTCTTGTTGAAGGCAATGCAGTTCCCTAGCTCCAGTTTTTGACGAACTTGAGTCAAAATCCTGTCAATCTCGCGTGTCTTGGAGCTCAATTTGTTCAGCTCTCTTCCATCCTTCTCTTTGATCTTCAATTCATTTAGGCTGGCAAACTCAAACTCAAGTTCGCTTAGGGTGGCAGCAAAGTTGACAGTGCCCACTCTGCACAAGGTTGATGACCAGTTTTGTGGCACAAGCCACATCAAAAACTGGCTGTCATTGGGGAACATATGTTCAGGAGCAATTCCAACATCACGCAAATACTCATAGGAGATGATTCCTTTTCTCAACTCCTTCAAACTGGTGTCAATATCATTCATCTGCTTCTTGTTGGCAGCAATTTCTTGCTTGGAGTTTGCATACCTAAAATTTCACcatgacaatttatttaacttctatttaatttaattaaggaaactcagatttatcttaaatttatgGTTTAGATGTTACCTCTGGGAATGCAGCTTTGAATGCCTCCGCAGCAGCTTCAGGTTGAAGTTCGCCACATCCTCATTTTTGGACTGACCTCCAATCCGCACAACTTTGCTAGTGAATTTACTGATACCAACCAGAAACTGGTCCAGCGCGTGGTTAGTGAGACAGACGACAAGAATGGGAGTGGTTCTGTTTGTTGCTTTTCGATTTGTGACAAGCGTTTCAGCGATCTTGAGGCCAATGAAGGTCTTGCCAGTGCCTGGTGGTCCCTGGATTACAGCCAGCTCCTGAGTCAGGGCCATGCAAAGGGCTCTATACTGAGTAGGATCAAGTTCAAGGTCTTTGTAATCCGGCCAGGTTTTTATGTCCAAAACTGTGACAGGATATCTGTAGCCTAGGAGGTTGTACTGGACAGGCGGCTCCACTTCCAGGTACCGAGGGTTGTACACttccttttgaaatttaacaatgtAACTTTCAAGTGGGAAGCTGTTGCTGTTGATTGATTGCAGGGTTTTGAGCACATGATAGTAGGGGTCAAAGAAGAcctacaaaatatttgaataaaaaaattgtacaaaaggGCAAGGTCAGATTATTACCTCGCTCTCTATCATGGTAAAGCTGCCTATGTAGATATTTCCTTCTGGCGGCTCGCAAAACTTGACCCTAAGAAATCCTGCATTCAGGTAGTCAAGACCTCTGTTTGATACAGTGGACAACATGATGGTCTTGTAGTTGTCCTTGGTGAAGCACAGAAGAGAGCCATACATGAAACGACGACAATGCTGCCAATCCATCTTCTTGAAACCTTTGTTCTTTTCAAGGTTGAGGTAAACCAAGACGCCTTCCTCGTCTCGATCATTCTTTCTTTTAGCGTTGAGCTCTTTGGGAATGAGCTGGCTGCTGTCTCGCACAAACTGGATATGGTTACATATGCGCACGTTGGCCTGAAACAAGTATGATTCATGCAGCAAACTTGTTAAAAGATTAGCAGTACCAATTTGATAACAGTGgtacttttcaattttgtgcaGTACCTCCGCAAATTTAGGTGATCAACTAATTTATGAAAACAATGTTGATAACAGTATAAATATTAAGACATTAAGCCATTacagatattaaaattacttggTAACAAATTGTATAGATACACCGCAGTTTTATCACTGACGCTCATTGCTCGATAGAATGATTAcctcctttatttttttcgtgtcATGGCTATTGATAGCAGCGATTCCTTCTCTCAGAGGTCTGACAAAATCCTCTCTGGTCAGTCTGAACTGAGTGTCCAAATAATGTTCCACGTCAGTGTAAGCTCTGTCAATAAGGTTCACTCTGAGAAAGGGCTTCTCCTCAGTCAGGATTTCATCTGGCTTGGGATAGATCTGGATTTCTCTGAAATTATCTGGAGCAGCAAACTCGTGCTCTTTGATTTTCCGCTCCTTCCACATCTCTGAGCGCGACTTTTTTGGCAACGCCTCTTCTtcagttttcattttaacttcATTGATGACTTCTTCCAACCTGGCCAGCGATCCATCTTTGTCCAGGTCCAAACTCTTTGTCTGGTTTTGCATTAAAATGGTGGCGTAAGCACTCTTCATGGCAGGGACAGCGTCTGCCAGCGCGTAAGCCAGTTTTTGGGATACCGTTTCAAAAAACAAGATCAAATTGTGCGCCAAATCTTTAAACTCATCATTTGAACGGTCATCCAAACTCATGAGCTGAACAGCCAATTGGTTGATGAACTTAGAACTCTTGCAGGCTGCAATCAACACCTTTGTTTGATTGTCTGTAAAGTCAGACAAGCAAACTCTAGCCAGCACTTTAATGAGGAGAAAGAACATGTCTGGACGCACGCTTTCTTGCACCAGAGTATCAAAGTTGTAGTCGCTGTTGGATAGCATCAAGACAAcattgttgttgtttgtcTCATTGGCTAGACCTAAGAGTCTTGTGTACGAAAGATTGTACGAGCGTTTTTGATATTccctaaaatataataaaaaatttgcaatgtgTATAGAAGCAAGCAACTAGGAGGATACTACCTCTTTCCTCCTGAGAAAGAAGCTTGAACCGTGTTCAGGTTGCCGATTGGTTTACCACCGCCTGATCGGGTTTGCTGAACTGGACGTCGAACATTTGAAGTGTGCACCTGAGGCCCATCAGCAAAAGAAGAAGCCGCCCTGCTGCCTCGCCCACGCCAATTACCCTTCTTAGGCAAAGCGCCTCCGGGTCCTGGTCGTGGATGGTCCATATATTGTCTGCAAGAATTAACCAACACTGTGTATTAAGTAACAACTATATACTAATTATGtgataaaaaatggcaaagatACCAATGCAGAATAATCCGTTAagtgagcaaaaaaattatcaaattcaaatttgaagaagGACCTAGTTGTTGGATTTGCCCAAAGGAAA is part of the Cloeon dipterum chromosome 1, ieCloDipt1.1, whole genome shotgun sequence genome and harbors:
- the dnr1 gene encoding E3 ubiquitin-protein ligase MYLIP, producing MWCLVSQPNNVVLEVEVDAKAKGQQCLEKVCQCLGIGKEEDYFGLKYLSPKGEELWLNLRNQIDRQVPGPPYRFALRVKFWVPPHLVLHDATRRQFFLHARLELLEGRLRIPAECDTLARVIALLAQAEQPDDDDVPSSLLGLCASGPAHLAQKIAAEKIKIKGMKQSAAEYWLLKEVSNFDTFGQEVFGARNRVGASKVVGVGPQGVGVLDVESGQMTNILYTAIQRASSMRRSLHLVHLEGAGESVTRLELKLDSSQAATGLYRCITEKHAFYSCETVRTAVTSQFIRDLKGTIVSIFNEDTSLGKKYVFDIRRTCREVYDNARRALYQSEGTSSSSMEVDVPPEDDIIVNNSSSVASEKCSSPGSCYNNSCNSKSCKKSQEQLAGIMDAMLCCICMDSNIDVAFFPCRHAISCVGCASRCERCPLCRADIAEATPIYLPTQLQGAVTMRTQLE